The sequence GGGGAGACGGTGGACGCCGGACTCGTCGGGGCGCGGATGCGCGACATGGTCGTACGCATCGGCGGCCATCTCACGAGTCCGCCCCGCCACGACGGGCAGGCCGTATGAGTGCTCCCCGACGAGAACGCCGCAAGGCCGACCCGGCACTGAGCGACCCGGAGCGGCTCTACGTCATCACCGGCGATCCCGACGGCAGCGAGCGGGCAGCGCTCGACCTGGTCACGATGATTGTCTCGAAGTCCGAGCCGTCCCCCACGGTCCAGCCCGAGCAGGCCGTGATCCTGCGGCTCTGCCAGGCACCGTTATCCGTCGCGGAACTCTCCGCCTACCTCAGCCTGCCGTTCAGCGTGGTGACCTCGCTCCTCACCGAACTCCTCGCAACCGGACTGATCGAATCGCGCGCGCCGATCGTCCGCGCGACCCTCCCGGACCGGTCCCTCCTCGAAGCGGTGATGCATGGACTTCAGAAACTCTGACACGATCACGGGCCCCCGCAGCGAGGACGTCCTGCCCACCACGGCCACCGCCGCGGTGAAGGTCGTGATCGTCGGAGGGTTCGGGGTCGGCAAGACGACCATGGTCGGCTCGGTGAGCGAGATCCGGCCGCTGACCACCGAAGAGACGATGACGCAGGCCGGCGTCGGCGTGGACGACAACTTCGGGGTGGAGAGCAAGACCG is a genomic window of Streptomyces sp. NBC_00708 containing:
- a CDS encoding DUF742 domain-containing protein — protein: MSAPRRERRKADPALSDPERLYVITGDPDGSERAALDLVTMIVSKSEPSPTVQPEQAVILRLCQAPLSVAELSAYLSLPFSVVTSLLTELLATGLIESRAPIVRATLPDRSLLEAVMHGLQKL